Below is a genomic region from Gemmatimonadota bacterium.
GAGCCGCATCGATGTGATGGGCCCCTCACCGGGATGTGGGTTCGTGAGCACGCGCGCCCCCGTGGCGCGTGCGGCTTCCGCGATCACTGGGTCATCCGGCACGACGGACAGCACGGGCTCGCACCCGCCGGCGCTCAAGGCATCGACTACGGCTTGTACAAAGGTCCTGCCGCGCATCGAGAGCAGTGCCTTGGGCTTGCCCATGCGAGCGGAGCCTCCCGCGCAGGGCACGATGCCCCCGATCACGTGCTGAAGGCCTCGTAGAACGTGCGATCACTGTTCGCTAATTCGACCAGAAGGTCCGCTGGCGCGAACCGCTCTCCATGCGCCTGCTCGAGCTTGCGTGTGCGGTCGAGCACCCCCTTCGGGTGTAGCGAGTCCGCGAAGCGAAGCAATCCGCCGCGGAACGGTGGAAAGCCCGTGCCCATGATCATCGCGAGATCGACCTCTGCCGCGGTGCGGACGATGCCCTGGTCGAGCGCCCGCGCGGCTTCATTGATCATCTGTACGACGAGCCGCGCACGAATGTCCCGATCACGAAGCTTGCGTCGCTCGTTGGGCACCGCTGCTCCGAGCTCTGCATATACCGATTCGTCGACCCGCTTCCGGCGTCCCTTTTCGTACAGGTAGAAGCCCCGGCCTCCTTTTCTGCCAAGCCGCTCGGTCTTGCCAAGCGCTACGAGCGCGGGGGAGGGAGCCAGGCGATCTCCGAGACCTTTGTGCAGAGCGGCGCCCGCGTGGGCCGAGACGTCGATGCCCACTTCGTCGATGAGCCGCAGCGGGCCCATCGGCATGCCGAACCGCTTCGCCTGGGCGTCGATCTGTCGGATGCTCGCCCCGTCTCCCAGAAGGAAGCCGGCCTCGTTCAGGTAGGGGCCCAGGATTCGATTCACAAGGAAACCCGGCCCGTCACCGACAACGACGGGGACCTTGCCGAGCTCGAGTGCGAAAGCATAGACGGTCGCGATCGAGACGGCGTCTGACGCGGATCCTCGGATGACCTCCACGAGCGGCATCCGGTGCACGGGGTTGAAGAAGTGCATGCCGCAGAACCGCTCTGGACGTTCGAGCGCGCTCGCCATCTCATCCACGGAGAGCGACGACGTGTTCGTCGCGAGGACGCAGGCCTCGTCCACATTCTGCTCGGTTTCTCGCAGTACCGCGTGCTTCACGTCCATGCGCTCGACTACGGCCTCCACAACGAGTTCTGCGGTGGAAAGACCGTGGTACTCGAGTCCGCCTGCGACCATCTCCATGCGCTGACGCGCCTCACGCGTCGAGAGCTTGCGGCGCTTGACCGCCTTGTCGAAGAGCTCGCGGGCGTGCTGGAGGCCGCCGGTTACCGCGTCGTGGCGGATGTCCTTCATGTAGACACGCACGTCGTTGTACGCGGCCAACTGCGCGATGCCGCCCCCCATGATGCCGGCTCCGAGCACGCCGAGGTTCCTCACCTCTCTGGGCGCGGCATCGCCACTCGTCACGCCGGTCCCCTTCCGAGCCGCTTCGCGCATGCGGAAGACGTGCACGAGGTTCTTGCTGACCGTAGATACGACCAACTCCGCTGCGAGGCGGGCCTCCGCCGACAGGCTCGCCTCGAGGGGCCCGGTCACGTGTTCGTCGAGGATGTCCAGGATG
It encodes:
- a CDS encoding enoyl-CoA hydratase/isomerase family protein, encoding MSVAAKTSVSPTFEIDSDGIGWITFDDPERSLNILAEPVMRRFAQTLDSARAAGREGRVKVVVIRSGKSGSFIAGADVDQIAELEDPSDAEQKIQLGQAIFMDVETLPVPTVAAIHGVCLGGGVEVALACTHRVLSDSKKTKIGLPEVMLGILPAWGGTTRLPRLVGLQAALDLLLTGKQIDSRKARRIGFAGEVYPEHIFKEMVRDFALKAPGQPRAGSRRKAKLVTRVLDGTTLGRKLVLRAARKKVLSSTGGHYPAPLRILDILDEHVTGPLEASLSAEARLAAELVVSTVSKNLVHVFRMREAARKGTGVTSGDAAPREVRNLGVLGAGIMGGGIAQLAAYNDVRVYMKDIRHDAVTGGLQHARELFDKAVKRRKLSTREARQRMEMVAGGLEYHGLSTAELVVEAVVERMDVKHAVLRETEQNVDEACVLATNTSSLSVDEMASALERPERFCGMHFFNPVHRMPLVEVIRGSASDAVSIATVYAFALELGKVPVVVGDGPGFLVNRILGPYLNEAGFLLGDGASIRQIDAQAKRFGMPMGPLRLIDEVGIDVSAHAGAALHKGLGDRLAPSPALVALGKTERLGRKGGRGFYLYEKGRRKRVDESVYAELGAAVPNERRKLRDRDIRARLVVQMINEAARALDQGIVRTAAEVDLAMIMGTGFPPFRGGLLRFADSLHPKGVLDRTRKLEQAHGERFAPADLLVELANSDRTFYEAFST